The genome window CCCGACGGCAACTGCACTAATGTTAAGAACACACCTTGGTCTTCATCCGGCAAAAACGATGTTGGCAGTTTTTGATACATAAAGACTACACCGCCAATCATTAAGGCATAAATAAACAACAGACGGACAGGGCGCTTCACTACATAGCCAACACTTCTCTCATATTTGCCCGTCATGTTGCTAAACATACGGTTAAACCACCCAAAAAAGCCTTTTCGCTCATGGCTGTGGGTGTTTGCCGGTTTGAGGATCGTGGCACACAAAGCAGGCGTCAGGATTAATGCCATCAACACCGACAGCGCCATCGCTGAAACAATGGTGATCGAGAACTGGCGATAAATAGCCCCTGTAGACCCACTAAAGAACGCCATTGGTACAAATACAGCTGACAGTACTAACGCGATACCAATCAATGCCCCGGTAATTTCTTCCATTGATTTGCGCGTCGCTTCCAAAGGAGGCAAGCCTTCTTCTTCCATAACACGCTCAACGTTTTCCACAACGACAATCGCATCATCAACCAGCAAACCAATAGCCAACACCAAACCAAACATAGTGAGTGTATTAATACTAAAACCAAAGGCAGCCATGATGCCGAATGTACCCAGCAAAACTACGGGAACAATAATGGTGGGGATAATAGTGGCTCGCAAATTCCCTAAGAAAAGGAACATCACCAAGAACACCAATACAACGGCTTCTATGAGTGTGTGGACTACTTCCGTAATCGAAATACTGACGAAGGGTGTGGTGTCATATGGATAAACAACCTTAACGCTATCTGGGAAAAACTGCTGTAATTCAGCCACTTTTGCACGAACAGCTTCCGCCGTATCCAGAGCGTTAGCTCCTGTGGCAAGCTGAATAGCCAAACCAGTGGCTGGGTTTCCTTTATAGCGGCTTTCTGCAGAATAACTTTCTGCGCCCAGCTCGATACGAGCCACATCTTTTAATCGAACCTGAGAGCCATCGGTATTAACAGTCAGTAAGATATTCTCAAACTGACTGATATCCGTAAAACGTGATTGTGCTGTAATCGTGGCATTTAACTGCTGATTAGGCACTGACGGTAAGCCGCCTAACTGCCCTACGGCCAACTGCGTATTCTGGCTGGTAATGGCATTGGTCACATCAACCGGCGTTAAACCTACCGCCGTCAGTTTTTCAGGATTCATCCAAATCCGCATAGCGTATTGTGCACCGAAAACCCTGATGCTGCCCACACCATCAACCCTTGAAAGCGGGTCACGCAGTGTGCTGTACGCATAGTCGGACAAGTCCGTTTTGGTTAGGCTTCCATCATCGGACACAAGCCCTACCACCATTAAAAATGATGAGCTGGATTTTGTAACGGTAATGCCTTGCTGCTGAACTGTAGTAGGCAAGGACGCTTCAGCCAGTGACAGTTTATTCTGCACCTGTATTTGGGCCGTATCAGGATCAGTACCGGATGCAAAAGTTAACGTTATGCTTGAGTTACCTGAGTTGTCACTCTGCGATGACATATACAATAAGCCATCAAGGCCTGTCATATTTTGCTCGATAACCTTGGTAACGCTGTTTTCTACCGTTTCTGCTGACGCCCCCGCATAGGATGCACTCACACTAATGGAAGGAGGCGCTATCGTTGGGTATTGCTCTATCGGTAAGCTAATAATCGATAACGTGCCGGCCAACATAACAACGATGGCGATAACCCACGCAAAGACAGGCCTATCTATGAAAAATCTAGCCATTAATTAAATACCCCTTAGCCTTGCGTCTGAGTATTAGAAGAGTCTGCTGCACCGGACTCAACCATTTCGACTTTGTCACCCGCTTTAACTTTTTGCAGGCCGCCAACAATCACCTTATCACCCGGCTTTAAGCCTGAATTGATAAACCACTGATCACGAATAGCATCACCCACTTCAACTTTTTGAGTGGCGACTACGCCATCGGCATTTACAATCAAAGCGACAGTAGAACCGTCTGGCTGACGTGTAATACCTTTTTGCGGAGCAAGAATGGCGTCTTCTATCGTTTGCGTGACGATTGTTGCGCGCACATACATACCTGGTAATAACATGGCTTGCGAGTTCTCAAACCGTGCGCGCGCATTAACCGTTCCCGTTGTTTCATCCACACTCACTTCTGAAAATTCCAGCTTACCTTGCTCGTCATAAGCAGCCCCATCTTCTAGCACCAAACTAACGGGCATCTCTTGACCGGCATCACTGCGCTTCATCTTCAGCACGGCGGTAGCTGGGCGTTGCATATCGACATAAACAGGGGAAATTTGACGAATAGTCGCTAACGCTGTTGACTGAGCCGCCGAAACTAGCGCCCCTTCTGTGACCGCCGAGCGGCCCACAATACCAGAGATAGGTGCCGTTATTTTTGTGTAGTTCAGATCAATTTGCGCCGTTTTAACGGCTGCTTCTGCTGCTAAAATTTGTGCTTGCGCTTGCTTCCATGCCGACACAGCATCCGCCGCTTCTTGCTTACTAACAGCTGATTGCTTAACTAAGCGCGAGTAGCGATCAGCCTGCTCTTTCACGCTTGCCGCATTCGCATTAGCCACTGCTAGGTCCGCTTTCGCACTGGCTAATGCTGCCTGATAAACCGCAGGGTCAATCTGATACAGAACATCACCTTCGTTGACGGTACTGCCTTCAACAAACAGACGCTTTTGTATAATCCCGCTAACTTGAGGACGAATCTCCGCGGTACGGTACGCCGTCACTCGGCCCGCTCCGCTCTCTGTAATCTCAACAGACTCAGTCTTTATAGTTACCACATCCACTTTAGTAGGTGCTTTTGGTGGGGCTTGTTGTGCTTGCTGCTCCTCTTGGCAACCCGCCAAGAACAGGACAGAACATATCGTTGCAAAAGCGACACTACGTTTGAGTTGGGTATTTGTAACCATAACAACCTCAGTTTACTGACTCTTAATTAATCTGCATTCGCTGAATGATTTCTATACAAACCATACGAATATTTAATATCGCAATTTTACATACATGTATGTACGTATGTAAACATAAATGGAGGTTAGCTTAACCCTTTCCTCTTAATAGATAAGTAATGGTTAGGATTAAGCCAAACAGAAACCTGATCTTTACCATCATAAACATTAAGAGGTGAAGATCAGGTTAAGAAGATTGTTATTCTTTGCCCGCAAGCGAATAAGAACGCTCGCGCTCGGTTATCGCCAAGCGACATGCTTTTTCAAACAAATGCGGGTTATTAAGCATCATTAGTCGTTCTTTCGGTGTCATAAAGCCAAT of Neptunomonas phycophila contains these proteins:
- a CDS encoding efflux RND transporter permease subunit encodes the protein MARFFIDRPVFAWVIAIVVMLAGTLSIISLPIEQYPTIAPPSISVSASYAGASAETVENSVTKVIEQNMTGLDGLLYMSSQSDNSGNSSITLTFASGTDPDTAQIQVQNKLSLAEASLPTTVQQQGITVTKSSSSFLMVVGLVSDDGSLTKTDLSDYAYSTLRDPLSRVDGVGSIRVFGAQYAMRIWMNPEKLTAVGLTPVDVTNAITSQNTQLAVGQLGGLPSVPNQQLNATITAQSRFTDISQFENILLTVNTDGSQVRLKDVARIELGAESYSAESRYKGNPATGLAIQLATGANALDTAEAVRAKVAELQQFFPDSVKVVYPYDTTPFVSISITEVVHTLIEAVVLVFLVMFLFLGNLRATIIPTIIVPVVLLGTFGIMAAFGFSINTLTMFGLVLAIGLLVDDAIVVVENVERVMEEEGLPPLEATRKSMEEITGALIGIALVLSAVFVPMAFFSGSTGAIYRQFSITIVSAMALSVLMALILTPALCATILKPANTHSHERKGFFGWFNRMFSNMTGKYERSVGYVVKRPVRLLFIYALMIGGVVFMYQKLPTSFLPDEDQGVFLTLVQLPSGSTQERTMEVIKQMEGYFASVPEIDSYFTVAGFSFAGSGQNMGLAFVKLKPWDERQGPGQSAQELIGKAFGALSQIRDATIFPINLPPIQSLGTASGFSAMLLDRNNLGHEALVAARNQLLGMAAQDSRLTGVRPNGMEDVAVFHVDIDYEKVSALGLSISDVNSTMSTAWGSSYVNDFIDNGRVKKVYVQADAEYRMLPSDIDRWYVRNSDGEMVPFSAFATASWEYDSPRLERYNGVSSVNVQGQASAGLSSGVAMEAIEAMVAQLPNGIGLEWTGLSFQEKASGSQAPMLYGLSLLIVFLCLAALYESWSVPFAVMLVVPLGILGALLAATGRELSNDVYFQVGLLTTIGLSAKNAILIVEFAKAEVDSGKALIAATINACRMRLRPIIMTSMAFILGVTPLAISTGAGAASRQAIGTGVMGGMFAATFLAIFFVPLFYVLVMKLSYKITGKAPNDNSAKDEGTRHA
- a CDS encoding efflux RND transporter periplasmic adaptor subunit, whose protein sequence is MVTNTQLKRSVAFATICSVLFLAGCQEEQQAQQAPPKAPTKVDVVTIKTESVEITESGAGRVTAYRTAEIRPQVSGIIQKRLFVEGSTVNEGDVLYQIDPAVYQAALASAKADLAVANANAASVKEQADRYSRLVKQSAVSKQEAADAVSAWKQAQAQILAAEAAVKTAQIDLNYTKITAPISGIVGRSAVTEGALVSAAQSTALATIRQISPVYVDMQRPATAVLKMKRSDAGQEMPVSLVLEDGAAYDEQGKLEFSEVSVDETTGTVNARARFENSQAMLLPGMYVRATIVTQTIEDAILAPQKGITRQPDGSTVALIVNADGVVATQKVEVGDAIRDQWFINSGLKPGDKVIVGGLQKVKAGDKVEMVESGAADSSNTQTQG